The genomic window TGCCTTTCGTCTGGTGTACAACCCTTGAAGGAGAAGGTTTCCGCTCCAGGACAGCCCTGGTAAGCGGGAGAGCGTGGACCCGAGACCGACGCCCCCATGACACCCACTCCCCGCGAGGTGCTCCTGTTCGTCCTGGAGGGACAACGCTACGCGCTGCCGTCGATGGATGTGCGCGAGCTGGTGCGCGCCGTGAGCCTCACCCCGCTGCCCCGCGCCCCCGATGTGGTGGAGGGGCTGCTCAACCTGCGCGGCCAGCTCCTGCCCGTGCTGGACTTGCGCCGCCGCTTCCGGCTTCCCCCCCGCCCGCTGTCCCCCGCGGACCACTTCATCATCGCCCGCGCGGGCCCCCGCGAGGTGGGGCTCCGGGTGGACCGCGCCGAGGGGCTGCTCACCCTGGCGCCCGGCGCCCTGGACGAGGCGCCCAGCACCCTGCCCGGCGTGGGCTACGTGGCCGGGGCCGTGAAGCTGCCGGAGGGGCTGGTGCTCGTGCACGACCTGAAGACCTTCCTGTCCGAGGCCGAGGCGCTCGCGCTCGACACGGCGCTCACGGCTGGCCCGGAGGCGACGTGAGCCAGGAGCAGGCGCCCTGGAGCCACCCGGGCTACGGGCTCGTCTTCGCGTATGTCCAGCAGCGCGCGGGCCTGCTGCTGCCCACGTGCATCCCCGCCGCCGAGGAGGGCATTGCCCGGGCCATGGCCCGCGCCGGCCTGGAGGAGCTCCACCTCTACCAGGGCCTGCTGGCCTCGGATCCGCACGCCTTCGATGAGCTGCTCAACGAGCTGACCATCGGCGAGACGTACTTCTTCCGCACCCACGAGCACTTCGACTTCCTGCGCGAGCGGGCCCTGCCCGAGCTGCGGCGGCTTCGCAGCCCCGAGCATGCCATGCGCGTGTGGAGCGCCGGGTGCTCCTCGGGGGAGGAGCCCTACTCGCTGGCGGTGCTCCTCATGGAGGAGGGCTACGGGCACCGCATGGAGGTGCACGCCACGGACATCTCCCGCGCGGCGCTCGCCCACGCGCAGCAGGCCCACTACAGCGCCTGGTCCCTGCGCAGCACCGGCGCGGAGCGGATGCGGCCCTTCCTGCGCCAGGAGGACAAGCGCTACGTGCTCGTCCCCGAGGTGCGCCACCGCGTGCGCTTCCACTACCTCAACCTCGCCCTGGACACCTGGCCCTCGCCGGAGAGCGGCATCGGCGGCATGGACATCATCCTCTGCCGCAACGTCCTCATCTACTTCACCCGCGAGACCATCGCCGCCGTGGCCCGCAGGCTCTACGAGAGCCTGGCCGACGGGGGCTTTCTCATCACCGGCCCCTCGGACCCGAGCCTGTCCGGGCTCGCCCCCCTGGAGCCCCTGCTCACCGGCTGGGGGGTGGCCTGGCAACGGCTTCCCCCCGGTGCGCGGCCCGTCCCCGCCCCCCCCCCGTCCTTCGCCCTGCCGCCGCTGCCCGTGGCACCGGCCCCCCTTCGCTTCCCCCCCCCCCCCCCCCTGCCGGTGCTTCCCACGCCGGTCCTGTCCCCCCCTCCCGTCCCGCCCCCGGCCGCCGCGCCGCCGCGCCCCACCGACCGGCTGGAGCCGGCCCGGCAGGCCATGGCGCGGGGCGACTGGCAGGACGCGGCGCAGCTGGCGCGGGCCCAGGCGGATGGGCCCGAGCCGGCGGAGGTGGCCATCCGGGCCCTGGCCAACGTGAACCCCGAGGCCGCCGCGGCGGCCTGCGCCGAGGCCGCGGCCCGGTTTCCCCTGGCCCCC from Stigmatella erecta includes these protein-coding regions:
- a CDS encoding chemotaxis protein CheW, which codes for MTPTPREVLLFVLEGQRYALPSMDVRELVRAVSLTPLPRAPDVVEGLLNLRGQLLPVLDLRRRFRLPPRPLSPADHFIIARAGPREVGLRVDRAEGLLTLAPGALDEAPSTLPGVGYVAGAVKLPEGLVLVHDLKTFLSEAEALALDTALTAGPEAT
- a CDS encoding CheR family methyltransferase is translated as MSQEQAPWSHPGYGLVFAYVQQRAGLLLPTCIPAAEEGIARAMARAGLEELHLYQGLLASDPHAFDELLNELTIGETYFFRTHEHFDFLRERALPELRRLRSPEHAMRVWSAGCSSGEEPYSLAVLLMEEGYGHRMEVHATDISRAALAHAQQAHYSAWSLRSTGAERMRPFLRQEDKRYVLVPEVRHRVRFHYLNLALDTWPSPESGIGGMDIILCRNVLIYFTRETIAAVARRLYESLADGGFLITGPSDPSLSGLAPLEPLLTGWGVAWQRLPPGARPVPAPPPSFALPPLPVAPAPLRFPPPPPLPVLPTPVLSPPPVPPPAAAPPRPTDRLEPARQAMARGDWQDAAQLARAQADGPEPAEVAIRALANVNPEAAAAACAEAAARFPLAPGLRYLEAVLLLGLGRLAEAERAARQVVYLEPRLAVAHLTLGHVLRRRNDTAGAARAFRSAEELCAALPPDTPVPLSEGERAGSLARVAHDERLRLELMMTAREES